From Cognatishimia activa, one genomic window encodes:
- the gloB gene encoding hydroxyacylglutathione hydrolase, which yields MPLEIITVPCLDDNYAYLLHAPLTGLTALVDAPDAAPIIAALEDKGWTLDFILLTHHHWDHVDGVEELRAKYGTSVIGAAADKHRLPPLDLEVSDGTVFSLGNVDVHVSDVSGHTIGHIAFHIPSVKALFSADSLMALGCGRLFEGTPEQMLASLTKLTALPNDTLVYSGHEYTATNAAFALTVDPENADLKARAEGVARSRENNLPTVPSMLSMEKKTNPFLRSDSKGIRTALGMPEASDLEVFTEVRLRRNQF from the coding sequence ATGCCACTGGAGATCATAACCGTTCCATGTTTGGACGATAACTACGCCTATTTGCTGCATGCGCCTTTGACGGGGCTCACAGCTTTGGTGGATGCGCCGGATGCAGCACCAATCATTGCCGCTTTGGAAGACAAGGGTTGGACGCTCGACTTCATACTACTGACCCATCACCATTGGGATCATGTGGATGGGGTGGAAGAATTGCGGGCGAAATACGGTACAAGCGTGATTGGCGCGGCTGCAGACAAACACCGCCTGCCACCGCTTGATCTAGAGGTCTCCGATGGCACTGTCTTTTCACTTGGAAACGTTGATGTACATGTTTCTGATGTTTCAGGCCACACCATTGGGCACATTGCCTTCCACATCCCATCGGTCAAAGCTTTGTTCTCAGCAGACAGCCTTATGGCACTTGGCTGTGGACGGCTCTTTGAAGGCACACCTGAACAGATGTTGGCAAGTCTCACGAAACTCACAGCTCTTCCAAATGACACTTTGGTTTACTCCGGGCACGAGTACACGGCGACAAACGCAGCCTTTGCATTGACCGTCGATCCAGAGAATGCCGACCTAAAAGCCCGCGCTGAAGGCGTTGCTCGGTCTCGGGAGAACAACCTTCCTACGGTGCCCTCCATGCTTTCCATGGAGAAAAAGACCAACCCTTTTCTTCGATCTGACAGCAAAGGTATTCGCACAGCACTTGGCATGCCAGAAGCCAGCGATCTCGAAGTCTTCACCGAGGTGCGGTTAAGACGCAATCAATTCTAA
- the clpA gene encoding ATP-dependent Clp protease ATP-binding subunit ClpA, with protein MPSFSKTLEQAIHTALAQANERRHEFATLEHLLLALLDEPDALRVMRACSVEVEELRQTLLEFIEEDLSNLVVDIEGSEAVPTAAFQRVIQRAAIHVQSSGRTEVTGANVLVAIFAERESNAVYFLQEQDMTRYDAVNYIAHGVAKDPAYGENRPVTGAEDDEEEAVNASAKSGEEEKKESALAKYCVDLNAKSIAGDVDPLIGRDHEVERCIQVLCRRRKNNPLLVGDPGVGKTAIAEGLAHRIVNGQTPEVLAETTIYSLDMGALLAGTRYRGDFEERLKAVVTELEDHPDAVLFIDEIHTVIGAGATSGGAMDASNLLKPALQGGKLRTMGSTTYKEFRQHFEKDRALSRRFQKIDVNEPSVPDTIKILKGLKEYFEEHHSVKYTADAIKTAVELSARYINDRKLPDKAIDVIDEAGAAQHLVVASKRRKTIGTKEIEAVVAKIARIPPKNVSKDDAEVLKDLEKTLKRVVFGQNKAIEALSSAIKLARAGLREPEKPIGNYLFAGPTGVGKTEVAKQLASTLGVELLRFDMSEYMEKHAVSRLIGAPPGYVGFDQGGQLTDGVDQHPHCVLLLDEIEKAHPDVYNILLQVMDHGSLTDHNGRTVDFRNVILIMTSNAGASELAKAAIGFGRDRREGEDTAAIERTFTPEFRNRLDAVISFAPLGKEVILQVVEKFVLQLEAQLMDRNVHIELTRPAAEWLADKGYDDKMGARPLGRVIQEHIKKPLAEELLFGKLAKGGIVKVTVKGGELKLDLDGPDKPQITGKKKPPLLTAD; from the coding sequence GTGCCTTCATTTTCAAAAACACTGGAACAGGCGATCCACACCGCCCTGGCGCAAGCCAATGAACGTCGCCATGAGTTCGCGACGCTTGAGCACCTACTGCTGGCTCTGCTGGATGAACCTGATGCCCTCCGCGTTATGCGCGCCTGCAGCGTTGAAGTTGAAGAACTGCGCCAAACGCTTCTGGAATTTATCGAAGAAGACCTTTCCAACCTTGTGGTGGATATCGAAGGGTCGGAAGCGGTGCCAACCGCTGCCTTCCAACGCGTGATCCAACGCGCCGCCATTCATGTGCAATCCTCAGGCCGTACGGAAGTCACAGGTGCAAATGTACTGGTGGCCATCTTTGCGGAACGCGAAAGCAACGCAGTCTACTTCCTGCAAGAACAGGATATGACCCGCTACGACGCTGTTAACTACATTGCGCATGGCGTGGCGAAAGACCCTGCTTATGGCGAAAATCGCCCAGTCACGGGTGCTGAAGACGATGAAGAAGAAGCAGTCAATGCAAGCGCCAAGTCGGGTGAAGAAGAGAAAAAAGAAAGTGCACTGGCGAAATACTGCGTAGATCTGAACGCGAAGTCTATTGCTGGTGACGTTGATCCGCTGATCGGCCGCGATCACGAGGTGGAACGCTGCATTCAAGTGCTGTGCCGCCGCCGTAAAAATAACCCGTTGCTGGTGGGTGACCCCGGCGTTGGTAAAACCGCAATCGCCGAAGGGCTGGCCCATCGCATCGTGAATGGTCAAACCCCAGAAGTTCTTGCAGAAACCACCATTTACTCGCTCGATATGGGCGCGTTGCTGGCGGGTACCCGCTATCGAGGTGATTTTGAAGAACGCCTGAAGGCTGTGGTGACTGAATTGGAAGATCACCCAGATGCGGTGCTCTTTATTGATGAGATCCACACCGTGATCGGTGCTGGCGCCACATCTGGCGGCGCGATGGATGCATCCAACTTGCTGAAACCAGCTTTGCAGGGTGGCAAGCTGCGCACCATGGGTTCCACCACCTACAAGGAGTTCCGTCAGCACTTTGAAAAAGACCGCGCCCTGTCGCGTCGTTTCCAGAAGATCGACGTGAACGAGCCTTCTGTGCCGGATACCATCAAGATCCTGAAGGGTCTGAAGGAATACTTCGAAGAGCATCACAGCGTGAAATACACAGCAGATGCGATCAAAACAGCCGTGGAGCTTTCCGCGCGTTACATCAATGATCGGAAGCTGCCGGATAAAGCCATCGACGTGATCGATGAAGCCGGTGCTGCGCAGCATCTGGTGGTGGCCTCCAAACGTCGCAAAACTATCGGTACCAAGGAAATCGAAGCGGTTGTCGCGAAGATCGCGCGCATTCCGCCGAAGAACGTCTCCAAAGACGATGCAGAGGTGCTGAAGGATCTGGAGAAGACGCTGAAACGCGTGGTCTTTGGTCAAAACAAAGCCATCGAGGCGCTATCTTCTGCGATCAAACTGGCCCGCGCCGGTCTGCGCGAACCAGAAAAGCCCATCGGCAACTACCTCTTCGCCGGCCCAACCGGTGTCGGTAAAACCGAGGTCGCCAAACAGCTTGCGAGCACGCTGGGTGTGGAACTGCTGCGTTTCGATATGTCCGAATACATGGAGAAACACGCGGTTTCCCGTTTGATCGGTGCCCCTCCGGGCTATGTCGGCTTTGACCAAGGTGGTCAGTTGACAGATGGCGTGGATCAGCACCCACATTGTGTGCTGCTGCTCGATGAGATCGAGAAGGCGCACCCGGATGTCTACAACATCCTTTTGCAGGTCATGGACCACGGCTCATTGACGGATCACAACGGCCGCACCGTTGATTTCCGCAATGTGATCCTGATCATGACCTCCAACGCGGGTGCCTCCGAGCTTGCGAAGGCTGCGATTGGCTTTGGCCGTGATCGTCGCGAAGGCGAAGACACTGCTGCGATCGAACGCACCTTTACGCCGGAATTCCGCAACCGTCTGGACGCAGTCATTTCCTTCGCGCCACTGGGCAAAGAAGTGATCCTGCAGGTTGTTGAGAAGTTCGTACTGCAGCTTGAGGCGCAGTTGATGGACCGCAATGTTCACATCGAACTGACACGCCCTGCGGCTGAATGGCTGGCGGACAAAGGCTATGATGACAAGATGGGTGCCCGCCCATTGGGTCGCGTGATCCAAGAGCACATCAAGAAACCTCTGGCGGAAGAACTGCTCTTTGGCAAGCTCGCCAAAGGTGGCATCGTCAAGGTCACGGTCAAAGGCGGCGAGCTGAAGCTTGATCTGGATGGTCCTGACAAGCCGCAGATCACCGGCAAGAAGAAGCCTCCGCTGCTAACGGCAGATTGA
- the atpA gene encoding F0F1 ATP synthase subunit alpha — protein sequence MGIQAAEISAILKDQIKNFGQEAEVAEVGRVLSVGDGIARVYGLDNVQAGEMVEFPGGIMGMALNLESDNVGVVIFGSDRDIKEGDTVKRTNSIVDVPVGPELLGRVVDGLGNPVDGKGPIKSANRGVADVKAPGIIPRKSVHEPMATGLKSVDAMIPVGRGQRELIIGDRQTGKTAIALDTILNQKSYNEAAGDDESKKLYCVYVAVGQKRSTVAQLVKKLEESGAIEYSIVVAATASDPAPMQFLAPYAATAMAEYFRDNGKHALIIYDDLSKQAVAYRQMSLLLRRPPGREAYPGDVFYLHSRLLERSAKLNEDYGSGSLTALPVIETQGGDVSAFIPTNVISITDGQIFLETELFYQGIRPAVNTGLSVSRVGSSAQTKAMSSVAGPVKLSLAQYREMAAFAQFGSDLDAATQQLLNRGARLTELMKQAQYSPLTNSEIVCIIFAGTNGYLDKVDVKDVGRYEAALLTFLRSKKADLLQWITDEDPKIKGEAADKVKAALDEFAADFA from the coding sequence ATGGGTATCCAAGCAGCCGAAATCTCGGCGATCCTGAAAGACCAGATCAAGAATTTTGGTCAGGAAGCCGAAGTGGCCGAGGTTGGTCGTGTTCTTTCCGTAGGTGACGGTATTGCCCGCGTCTACGGTCTGGACAACGTTCAAGCCGGTGAGATGGTCGAATTCCCAGGTGGCATCATGGGCATGGCCCTGAACCTGGAAAGCGACAACGTCGGTGTTGTTATCTTCGGTTCCGACCGTGACATTAAAGAAGGCGACACTGTTAAGCGCACCAACTCTATCGTTGACGTGCCAGTTGGTCCTGAACTGCTGGGCCGCGTTGTTGACGGTCTGGGTAACCCAGTTGATGGCAAAGGCCCTATCAAATCTGCAAACCGCGGTGTTGCAGACGTTAAAGCGCCAGGCATCATCCCACGTAAATCCGTTCACGAACCAATGGCGACTGGCCTGAAGTCCGTTGACGCGATGATCCCAGTTGGCCGTGGCCAGCGTGAACTTATCATTGGTGACCGTCAAACCGGTAAAACAGCGATTGCTCTGGACACCATCCTGAACCAGAAATCCTACAACGAAGCAGCAGGCGACGACGAGTCCAAGAAACTGTACTGCGTCTACGTAGCGGTTGGTCAGAAGCGCTCCACAGTGGCTCAGCTGGTTAAGAAACTGGAAGAGTCCGGCGCGATTGAATACTCCATCGTTGTGGCAGCGACTGCGTCTGACCCGGCACCTATGCAGTTCCTCGCACCTTACGCGGCGACTGCGATGGCGGAATACTTCCGTGACAACGGCAAGCACGCTCTGATCATCTATGATGACCTTTCCAAGCAAGCGGTTGCTTATCGTCAGATGTCCCTGCTTCTGCGCCGCCCACCAGGACGTGAAGCGTACCCAGGTGACGTTTTCTACCTTCACTCCCGTCTGCTCGAGCGTTCCGCGAAGCTGAACGAAGACTACGGTTCCGGTTCCTTGACTGCTCTGCCAGTGATCGAAACCCAAGGTGGTGACGTTTCTGCGTTTATTCCAACCAACGTGATCTCCATCACCGACGGTCAGATCTTCCTTGAAACAGAACTCTTCTACCAAGGTATCCGCCCAGCGGTGAACACTGGTCTGTCTGTTTCCCGTGTTGGTTCCTCTGCGCAAACCAAAGCGATGTCTTCGGTTGCGGGCCCAGTTAAACTGTCTCTGGCTCAGTACCGTGAAATGGCGGCCTTCGCTCAGTTCGGTTCTGACCTCGACGCCGCAACTCAGCAGCTGCTGAACCGTGGTGCACGTTTGACCGAGCTGATGAAGCAGGCGCAATACTCGCCGCTGACCAACTCCGAGATCGTTTGCATCATCTTCGCAGGCACCAACGGCTACCTCGACAAAGTCGACGTAAAAGACGTTGGCCGCTACGAAGCTGCTCTGCTGACCTTCCTGCGCAGCAAGAAGGCAGACCTGCTGCAGTGGATCACCGACGAAGATCCTAAGATCAAAGGTGAAGCCGCAGATAAAGTGAAAGCAGCGCTCGACGAATTCGCAGCTGACTTCGCATAA
- a CDS encoding F0F1 ATP synthase subunit delta, with protein sequence MSEPASISQGIAARYATAVYEIAKESKAVSDLEKGLDDLNSALDESNDLRELINSPVVTRAAQGEAISAIAKKMGLPAVLTNTLGLMAENRRLFVLPQLIDALRALIAEEKGEVTAEVVSAKALTKTQADKLAKTLKARVGQDVKINATVDQSLVGGLVVKVGSKMIDTSIRSKLNSLQNAMKEVG encoded by the coding sequence GTGTCCGAACCAGCTTCGATTTCCCAAGGCATTGCTGCGCGCTATGCCACGGCGGTCTATGAGATCGCGAAGGAGTCCAAGGCAGTCTCTGATCTGGAGAAAGGCCTTGATGATCTAAATTCCGCACTGGATGAGAGCAACGATCTGCGTGAGCTGATCAACTCCCCAGTTGTGACCCGCGCCGCACAAGGCGAAGCGATCTCCGCGATTGCGAAAAAAATGGGTCTGCCAGCGGTTCTGACCAACACACTGGGTCTGATGGCTGAAAATCGCCGTCTGTTTGTCCTGCCTCAGCTGATCGACGCTCTGCGCGCTCTGATCGCTGAAGAGAAGGGCGAAGTGACTGCGGAAGTCGTTTCCGCGAAGGCACTGACCAAAACCCAAGCAGACAAATTGGCAAAGACGCTCAAAGCGCGTGTTGGCCAAGATGTGAAAATCAATGCGACCGTCGACCAGTCTCTGGTGGGCGGTCTTGTCGTTAAGGTTGGCTCGAAGATGATCGATACCTCGATCCGCTCCAAGCTCAACTCCCTTCAGAATGCAATGAAAGAGGTCGGATAA
- a CDS encoding class I SAM-dependent methyltransferase: MHLDVKDLRNFYYRSMLGRAAQKAVRDEVRELWPDVTGQTMVGFGFAVPLLRPYLQEARRVVGLMPAPQGVMPWPLGQPNVSVLCEETLWPMETGRVDRLILMHGLENCERPLDLLDEAFRVLGPGGRALFIVPHRAGIWSRSDTTPFGYGRPYSTGQLETQLRNHGFTPERHRTTLFQPPSHRRFWRRTAQFWEGTGRALSPVVSGGVLMVEASKRIHAPTGGIKATVRKPLEILAPKPEVAPI, encoded by the coding sequence ATGCATCTCGACGTAAAAGATCTTCGGAATTTCTATTATCGCAGCATGCTAGGTCGCGCGGCACAAAAGGCTGTGCGAGATGAAGTGCGCGAACTGTGGCCCGATGTCACTGGGCAAACCATGGTTGGTTTTGGCTTCGCGGTGCCGCTGTTGCGCCCATATCTTCAAGAAGCCCGCCGCGTTGTCGGACTAATGCCTGCGCCACAGGGGGTCATGCCGTGGCCACTTGGCCAGCCAAATGTCTCTGTCTTATGCGAGGAAACGCTCTGGCCGATGGAGACCGGTCGGGTGGATCGTTTGATTTTGATGCATGGGTTGGAAAACTGCGAACGACCGCTGGATCTGTTGGATGAGGCTTTCCGAGTTCTAGGGCCAGGGGGAAGGGCGCTTTTTATCGTGCCTCACCGCGCAGGCATATGGAGCCGATCTGATACGACACCTTTTGGCTATGGTCGTCCTTATTCCACCGGTCAGTTGGAAACCCAATTGCGAAATCATGGCTTCACACCAGAACGCCATCGCACCACTCTTTTTCAACCGCCCAGTCATCGACGGTTTTGGCGGAGGACCGCTCAGTTCTGGGAAGGGACAGGTCGCGCGCTGTCACCGGTAGTGTCAGGTGGTGTTTTAATGGTGGAAGCGAGCAAGCGCATTCACGCCCCGACAGGGGGTATCAAAGCTACCGTTCGCAAGCCACTTGAGATCCTTGCGCCCAAACCTGAAGTGGCGCCAATTTGA
- a CDS encoding peptidoglycan -binding protein, giving the protein MALSRRTGQRFQASIWPGFVDAMTGLLLVLMFVLTIFMVVQFVLRETISGQADKLDALSAEVAALADALGLERDRGDALESQVGSLRATLSSAEALAESQSALIATLTQQRDNTAAALAAARTEITSFEAQVAALIAERDTVAGNLAAVETERDALLTEQEALNLALAQARSEIDAQSEAARLAAAQREALDAMIAELEAKAIQDAEANAALAAQVTDLEAKLSEEELARLAQAAAAEALRERLQNADAELTAMTLALEEQRKRAEETLTLLAAAEDAREDLDVKLAAALLKESDLNAQLANALLALEAAENDSASQETLLEDLAARLAAAEQDAAAQALTAEEQQTRIEDIQAQLAAALAEKLAAESAAAQEATSNAELQSQLAAALAAKLAAEAIAGDQSEVEKRLAAALAAQAAAEQDAADRLSEAEERARLLAIANDALEASRSEATESEKQATVLNQQVAALRQQLGELQALLDDSKARDAAAQVQLSTLGSDLNAALARAAAEEKRRRELEEAERKRLEAEAARLASEAQDLEQYRSEFFGRMRQLLGSREGIQIVGDRFVFSSEVLFPPGGAVLSLEGRLQITTIAELLQELADEIPPEIDWVLQVDGHTDNIPIVNGAQFFDNWELSQARALSVVRFMANDLGLPPDRLSANGFGEYQPIDPANTREARAKNRRIELKFTEK; this is encoded by the coding sequence ATGGCCCTCTCGCGCCGAACAGGACAGCGATTCCAAGCCTCGATCTGGCCGGGCTTTGTGGACGCGATGACCGGCCTTCTGCTGGTTCTGATGTTCGTGCTCACCATCTTTATGGTTGTGCAATTTGTTCTGCGTGAGACGATCTCTGGTCAGGCAGATAAGCTAGATGCCCTCTCTGCTGAAGTAGCGGCATTGGCCGATGCTCTGGGTTTGGAGCGAGATCGCGGCGACGCGCTTGAGAGCCAAGTAGGCTCTTTGCGTGCAACGCTTAGCAGTGCTGAGGCACTGGCGGAAAGCCAATCGGCGTTGATCGCGACGCTGACACAGCAGCGGGACAATACGGCCGCGGCTCTTGCTGCCGCGCGCACAGAGATCACAAGCTTTGAGGCGCAGGTTGCCGCTCTGATCGCAGAGCGCGACACTGTCGCAGGCAACCTTGCGGCTGTTGAAACCGAGCGCGATGCGTTGCTGACGGAACAGGAAGCCTTAAACCTCGCTCTTGCTCAGGCGCGTAGTGAAATCGATGCGCAGTCAGAGGCCGCGCGTCTGGCGGCTGCGCAACGGGAAGCGCTCGATGCGATGATTGCGGAATTGGAAGCCAAAGCCATACAAGATGCGGAAGCAAATGCTGCTCTTGCAGCTCAGGTGACCGATCTTGAAGCCAAGCTTTCAGAGGAAGAACTTGCGCGGTTGGCACAGGCCGCAGCAGCAGAAGCCCTGCGTGAGCGCCTGCAGAATGCAGATGCAGAGCTGACCGCGATGACCCTTGCTTTGGAAGAGCAACGCAAACGGGCAGAGGAGACGCTGACCCTGCTTGCCGCAGCCGAAGACGCGCGAGAGGATCTGGATGTGAAGCTTGCGGCGGCTTTGCTCAAGGAAAGTGATCTCAACGCTCAGCTTGCCAATGCGCTTTTGGCGTTGGAAGCCGCGGAGAATGACAGCGCGTCTCAAGAAACGTTGCTTGAAGATCTTGCCGCACGCTTGGCGGCTGCTGAGCAAGACGCCGCTGCTCAGGCGTTGACCGCTGAAGAGCAACAGACCCGCATAGAAGACATCCAAGCACAGCTTGCCGCTGCGTTGGCTGAAAAGCTTGCCGCAGAAAGTGCGGCAGCGCAGGAAGCAACATCAAACGCCGAACTACAAAGCCAGTTGGCGGCGGCGCTGGCTGCGAAACTTGCAGCAGAGGCGATTGCGGGCGATCAGTCGGAGGTCGAAAAACGACTGGCCGCAGCGCTCGCCGCTCAAGCAGCTGCAGAACAGGATGCGGCGGATCGGCTGTCAGAAGCTGAGGAACGTGCACGGCTTCTGGCCATTGCAAATGATGCATTGGAAGCGAGCCGCTCCGAGGCGACGGAAAGCGAAAAGCAAGCGACTGTCCTGAACCAACAAGTGGCTGCGCTCCGTCAGCAACTCGGCGAGTTGCAAGCGCTGCTGGATGACAGCAAGGCGCGGGATGCCGCGGCACAGGTGCAACTGTCGACGCTTGGCTCGGACTTGAATGCAGCCCTGGCGCGTGCTGCCGCTGAAGAAAAACGGCGGCGCGAGTTGGAAGAGGCTGAACGCAAACGGCTAGAAGCAGAAGCCGCGCGTCTCGCCAGTGAAGCTCAGGATCTGGAGCAGTACCGGTCTGAATTTTTTGGACGCATGCGTCAGCTTCTGGGCAGCCGTGAAGGCATCCAGATTGTTGGGGACCGTTTTGTCTTTAGTTCCGAGGTGCTTTTCCCACCGGGGGGGGCTGTACTGAGCCTCGAAGGTAGGTTGCAAATCACCACAATTGCCGAGCTCTTGCAGGAATTGGCGGATGAAATCCCACCGGAAATAGACTGGGTGCTTCAAGTTGACGGTCACACGGATAATATTCCGATCGTGAATGGTGCCCAATTTTTTGACAATTGGGAACTCAGCCAAGCCCGCGCTCTCTCGGTTGTGCGCTTCATGGCCAATGACCTTGGCCTGCCACCAGATCGCCTGTCAGCGAATGGGTTTGGGGAATATCAGCCGATTGATCCCGCCAATACCCGCGAAGCGCGTGCTAAGAACCGTCGGATTGAGTTGAAATTCACCGAGAAATAG